A window from Phalacrocorax aristotelis chromosome 5, bGulAri2.1, whole genome shotgun sequence encodes these proteins:
- the C1QL2 gene encoding complement C1q-like protein 2 isoform X2 yields MAVALLVAVPLLLLQAPAESGAHYEMMGTCRMICDPYSGGRPPGPGSTAAVEALQDLGANPAPPFVQGPKGEPGRPGKPGPRGPPGEPGPPGPRGPPGERGEAGKPGLPGGGAAAGGEAAGGLSAAFSGPRIAFYVGLKSPHEGYEVLKFDDVVTNLGNHYDPASGKFTCQVRGIYFFTYHILMRGGDGTSMWADLCKNGQVRASAIAQDADQNYDYASNSVVLHLDSGDEVYVKLDGGKAHGGNNNKYSTFSGFLLYPD; encoded by the exons ATGGCCGTCGCCCTGCTCGTCGCCgtgcccctgctgctgcttcaggcGCCCGCCGAGAGCGGCGCCCACTACGAGATGATGGGCACCTGCCGCATGATCTGCGACCCGTACAgcggcggccgcccgcccggccccggcagcACCGCCGCCGTGGAGGCCCTGCAGGACCTGGGCGCCAACCCCGCGCCGCCCTTCGTCCAGGGACCCAAGGGGGAGCCGGGCCGGCCGGGCAAGCCGGGTCCCCGCGGGCCCCCCGGGGAACCGGGCCCACCGGGTCCGCGGGGCCcgccgggggagcggggcgaGGCGGGGAAGCCGGGGCTGCCCGG cggcggggcggcggcgggcggcgaggCGGCGGGAGGGCTGAGCGCCGCCTTCAGCGGGCCGCGCATCGCCTTCTACGTGGGGCTAAAGAGCCCCCACGAGGGCTACGAGGTCCTCAAGTTCGACGACGTGGTCACCAACCTGGGCAACCACTACGACCCGGCCAGCGGCAAGTTCACCTGCCAGGTGCGAGGGATCTACTTCTTCACCTACCACATCCTCATGCGCGGCGGCGACGGCACCAGCATGTGGGCCGACCTCTGCAAGAACGGGCAG GTGCGGGCCAGTGCCATCGCCCAAGACGCGGACCAGAACTATGACTATGCCAGCAACAGCGTGGTGCTGCACCTGGACTCCGGTGACGAGGTGTACGTCAAGCTGGACGGAGGCAAAGCGCACGGAGGCAACAACAATAAGTACAGCACTTTCTCTGGCTTTCTTTTATACCCCGATTAA
- the C1QL2 gene encoding complement C1q-like protein 2 isoform X1: MAVALLVAVPLLLLQAPAESGAHYEMMGTCRMICDPYSGGRPPGPGSTAAVEALQDLGANPAPPFVQGPKGEPGRPGKPGPRGPPGEPGPPGPRGPPGERGEAGKPGLPGLALAGAGGGGSSGGAAAGGEAAGGLSAAFSGPRIAFYVGLKSPHEGYEVLKFDDVVTNLGNHYDPASGKFTCQVRGIYFFTYHILMRGGDGTSMWADLCKNGQVRASAIAQDADQNYDYASNSVVLHLDSGDEVYVKLDGGKAHGGNNNKYSTFSGFLLYPD; this comes from the exons ATGGCCGTCGCCCTGCTCGTCGCCgtgcccctgctgctgcttcaggcGCCCGCCGAGAGCGGCGCCCACTACGAGATGATGGGCACCTGCCGCATGATCTGCGACCCGTACAgcggcggccgcccgcccggccccggcagcACCGCCGCCGTGGAGGCCCTGCAGGACCTGGGCGCCAACCCCGCGCCGCCCTTCGTCCAGGGACCCAAGGGGGAGCCGGGCCGGCCGGGCAAGCCGGGTCCCCGCGGGCCCCCCGGGGAACCGGGCCCACCGGGTCCGCGGGGCCcgccgggggagcggggcgaGGCGGGGAAGCCGGGGCTGCCCGGGCTGGCGCTGGCGGgcgcgggaggcggcgggagcagcggcggggcggcggcgggcggcgaggCGGCGGGAGGGCTGAGCGCCGCCTTCAGCGGGCCGCGCATCGCCTTCTACGTGGGGCTAAAGAGCCCCCACGAGGGCTACGAGGTCCTCAAGTTCGACGACGTGGTCACCAACCTGGGCAACCACTACGACCCGGCCAGCGGCAAGTTCACCTGCCAGGTGCGAGGGATCTACTTCTTCACCTACCACATCCTCATGCGCGGCGGCGACGGCACCAGCATGTGGGCCGACCTCTGCAAGAACGGGCAG GTGCGGGCCAGTGCCATCGCCCAAGACGCGGACCAGAACTATGACTATGCCAGCAACAGCGTGGTGCTGCACCTGGACTCCGGTGACGAGGTGTACGTCAAGCTGGACGGAGGCAAAGCGCACGGAGGCAACAACAATAAGTACAGCACTTTCTCTGGCTTTCTTTTATACCCCGATTAA